The following are encoded in a window of Gossypium raimondii isolate GPD5lz chromosome 13, ASM2569854v1, whole genome shotgun sequence genomic DNA:
- the LOC105782767 gene encoding uncharacterized protein LOC105782767 isoform X1, with translation MCLFEMGFEEKAIKLQVKEEKACETKKICLHAFTDLTYVAPIVFLYLLKECYVHGNLKATKKFRALQQEVHQVLCNSPQPGPATFVAYCLYILPIFGSYCEGFSHLIVSAFHRFLKTAATTGDSLEAKIIAVQLFLDIVEGSIDHDERIAVKILEVFDIKLTDIEKVASQSKAKNDRWFHNVKAFLEQYIFGFIESESYMTAVNLLEHFSIRQSGESFLVKMIEKKQFRAAEKWATFMGKPMLFMLVQEYVDRNKLKNAYLIVKKNNLQQEFPDVHHKYKESALKKLAEKACWDVAEAKANGDRQLVDYLVYLAMEAGYLEKVDELCNRYSLEGFPKAQEHEAIFLQHCFLNLNELGVEDIIWVDELNGLGKATCHIEGSKVVGLDCEWKPNYVKGSKPNKVSIMQIASNKKVFILDLIKLYNDVPDVLDNCLTHILRSPRILKLGYNFHCDVKQLAQSYGDLECFKCYNMLLDIQNMFEDPRGGLSGLAEKILGAGLNKTRRNSNWEQRPLSQNQLEYAALDAAVLIQIFYRVCDHSHTADALDGHNKIEWKSYIVSHMDNPRKSRKESRLRKEPEPEVKEDEA, from the exons ATGTGCCTTTTTGAAATGGGGTTTGAGGAAAAAGCTATAAAGCTGCAAGTTAAAGAGGAGAAAGCTTGCGAAACGAAAAAAATTTGTCTGCATGCTTTTACTGATCTGACCTATGTTGCTCCAATTGTATTCTTATACCTTCTTAAAGAATGTTATGTTCATG GAAACTTGAAGGCAACTAAAAAGTTTCGAGCTCTTCAACAAGAAGTCCACCAAGTTCTATGCAATTCTCCCCAACCAGGACCAGCTACTTTTGTTGCTTATTGTCTGTATATCCTGCCCATATTTGGATCTTACTGTGAAGGCTTCAGTCATTTGATTGTATCTGCTTTTCATCGTTTTCTAAAGACAGCAGCCACCACTGGAGATTCTTTGGAAGCAAAAATTATAGCTGTGCAATTATTTCTTGATATTGTTGAGGGTTCTATTGACCATGATGAGAGGATTGCTGTGAAGATACTTGAAGTTTTTGATATCAAGTTGACAGATATCGAGAAAGTTGCATCCCAATCAAAGGCCAAGAATGACCGTTGGTTTCACAATGTAAAGGCATTTCTTGAGCAGTATATATTTGGATTCATAGAATCAGAGTCATATATGACAGCTGTGAATCTGTTGGAACACTTCTCTATCCGTCAATCTGGGGAATCTTTTCTTGTCAAAATGATAGAAAAGAAACAATTCAGAGCAGCAGAGAAGTGGGCAACATTTATGGGGAAGCCAATGTTATTCATGCTCGTCCAGGAGTATGTTGACAGGAATAAACTAAAGAATGCTTATTTGATTGTAAAGAAGAACAATCTCCAGCAAGAATTTCCAGATGTGCATCACAAATACAAAGAAAG tgcattaaaaaaattagcagAAAAAGCATGCTGGGATGTTGCAGAGGCAAAGGCAAATGGTGATAGGCAATTAGTTGACTATCTG GTTTATCTGGCCATGGAAGCTGGTTACTTGGAGAAGGTTGATGAACTTTGTAATCGATATTCCCTTGAAGGTTTTCCAAAAGCACAAG AACATGAAGCAATTTTTTTGCAGCATTGCTTTTTAAATCTCAATGAATTGGGAGTAGAAGACATAATTTGGGTGGACGAGCTTAATGGTCTTGGTAAGGCAACATGCCACATTGAGGGATCCAAAGTTGTGGGCCTTGACTGTGAATGGAAACCCAATTATGTAAAAGGTAGCAAACCAAACAAG GTTTCTATCATGCAAATAGCTTCTAATAAGAAGGTTTTCATCCTTGacttgataaaattatataatgacGTGCCTGATGTTTTAGACAACTGCCTAACTCACATCTTGCGGTCCCCAAGAATTCTAAAACTCG GTTATAATTTTCATTGTGATGTAAAGCAACTAGCTCAATCATATGGAGATTTAGAGTGTTTCAAGTGTTATAATATGCTATTGGACATCCAGAATATGTTCGAAGATCCCCGAGGTGGCCTCTCTGGTCTTGCAGAG AAGATATTGGGAGCCGGCTTAAACAAAACTAGACGGAATAGCAACTGGGAACAAAGACCATTGAGTCAGAATCAG CTTGAGTATGCTGCTCTAGATGCCGCTGTTCTTATTCAAATATTCTACCGTGTTTGTGACCATTCTCATACTGCTGATGCATTAGATGGGCATAACAAAATCGAGTGGAAGTCTTATATT GTTTCTCACATGGATAATCCAAGAAAGTCCAGAAAGGAATCTAGACTTAGAAAAGAACCAGAACCGGAAGTCAAGGAGGACGAGGCATGA
- the LOC105782767 gene encoding uncharacterized protein LOC105782767 isoform X2 gives MCLFEMGFEEKAIKLQVKEEKACETKKICLHAFTDLTYVAPIVFLYLLKECYVHGNLKATKKFRALQQEVHQVLCNSPQPGPATFVAYCLYILPIFGSYCEGFSHLIVSAFHRFLKTAATTGDSLEAKIIAVQLFLDIVEGSIDHDERIAVKILEVFDIKLTDIEKVASQSKAKNDRWFHNVKAFLEQYIFGFIESESYMTAVNLLEHFSIRQSGESFLVKMIEKKQFRAAEKWATFMGKPMLFMLVQEYVDRNKLKNAYLIVKKNNLQQEFPDVHHKYKESALKKLAEKACWDVAEAKANGDRQLVDYLVYLAMEAGYLEKVDELCNRYSLEGFPKAQEHEAIFLQHCFLNLNELGVEDIIWVDELNGLGKATCHIEGSKVVGLDCEWKPNYVKGSKPNKVSIMQIASNKKVFILDLIKLYNDVPDVLDNCLTHILRSPRILKLGYNFHCDVKQLAQSYGDLECFKCYNMLLDIQNMFEDPRGGLSGLAEILGAGLNKTRRNSNWEQRPLSQNQLEYAALDAAVLIQIFYRVCDHSHTADALDGHNKIEWKSYIVSHMDNPRKSRKESRLRKEPEPEVKEDEA, from the exons ATGTGCCTTTTTGAAATGGGGTTTGAGGAAAAAGCTATAAAGCTGCAAGTTAAAGAGGAGAAAGCTTGCGAAACGAAAAAAATTTGTCTGCATGCTTTTACTGATCTGACCTATGTTGCTCCAATTGTATTCTTATACCTTCTTAAAGAATGTTATGTTCATG GAAACTTGAAGGCAACTAAAAAGTTTCGAGCTCTTCAACAAGAAGTCCACCAAGTTCTATGCAATTCTCCCCAACCAGGACCAGCTACTTTTGTTGCTTATTGTCTGTATATCCTGCCCATATTTGGATCTTACTGTGAAGGCTTCAGTCATTTGATTGTATCTGCTTTTCATCGTTTTCTAAAGACAGCAGCCACCACTGGAGATTCTTTGGAAGCAAAAATTATAGCTGTGCAATTATTTCTTGATATTGTTGAGGGTTCTATTGACCATGATGAGAGGATTGCTGTGAAGATACTTGAAGTTTTTGATATCAAGTTGACAGATATCGAGAAAGTTGCATCCCAATCAAAGGCCAAGAATGACCGTTGGTTTCACAATGTAAAGGCATTTCTTGAGCAGTATATATTTGGATTCATAGAATCAGAGTCATATATGACAGCTGTGAATCTGTTGGAACACTTCTCTATCCGTCAATCTGGGGAATCTTTTCTTGTCAAAATGATAGAAAAGAAACAATTCAGAGCAGCAGAGAAGTGGGCAACATTTATGGGGAAGCCAATGTTATTCATGCTCGTCCAGGAGTATGTTGACAGGAATAAACTAAAGAATGCTTATTTGATTGTAAAGAAGAACAATCTCCAGCAAGAATTTCCAGATGTGCATCACAAATACAAAGAAAG tgcattaaaaaaattagcagAAAAAGCATGCTGGGATGTTGCAGAGGCAAAGGCAAATGGTGATAGGCAATTAGTTGACTATCTG GTTTATCTGGCCATGGAAGCTGGTTACTTGGAGAAGGTTGATGAACTTTGTAATCGATATTCCCTTGAAGGTTTTCCAAAAGCACAAG AACATGAAGCAATTTTTTTGCAGCATTGCTTTTTAAATCTCAATGAATTGGGAGTAGAAGACATAATTTGGGTGGACGAGCTTAATGGTCTTGGTAAGGCAACATGCCACATTGAGGGATCCAAAGTTGTGGGCCTTGACTGTGAATGGAAACCCAATTATGTAAAAGGTAGCAAACCAAACAAG GTTTCTATCATGCAAATAGCTTCTAATAAGAAGGTTTTCATCCTTGacttgataaaattatataatgacGTGCCTGATGTTTTAGACAACTGCCTAACTCACATCTTGCGGTCCCCAAGAATTCTAAAACTCG GTTATAATTTTCATTGTGATGTAAAGCAACTAGCTCAATCATATGGAGATTTAGAGTGTTTCAAGTGTTATAATATGCTATTGGACATCCAGAATATGTTCGAAGATCCCCGAGGTGGCCTCTCTGGTCTTGCAGAG ATATTGGGAGCCGGCTTAAACAAAACTAGACGGAATAGCAACTGGGAACAAAGACCATTGAGTCAGAATCAG CTTGAGTATGCTGCTCTAGATGCCGCTGTTCTTATTCAAATATTCTACCGTGTTTGTGACCATTCTCATACTGCTGATGCATTAGATGGGCATAACAAAATCGAGTGGAAGTCTTATATT GTTTCTCACATGGATAATCCAAGAAAGTCCAGAAAGGAATCTAGACTTAGAAAAGAACCAGAACCGGAAGTCAAGGAGGACGAGGCATGA
- the LOC105782767 gene encoding uncharacterized protein LOC105782767 isoform X4, producing MCLFEMGFEEKAIKLQVKEEKACETKKICLHAFTDLTYVAPIVFLYLLKECYVHGNLKATKKFRALQQEVHQVLCNSPQPGPATFVAYCLYILPIFGSYCEGFSHLIVSAFHRFLKTAATTGDSLEAKIIAVQLFLDIVEGSIDHDERIAVKILEVFDIKLTDIEKVASQSKAKNDRWFHNVKAFLEQYIFGFIESESYMTAVNLLEHFSIRQSGESFLVKMIEKKQFRAAEKWATFMGKPMLFMLVQEYVDRNKLKNAYLIVKKNNLQQEFPDVHHKYKESALKKLAEKACWDVAEAKANGDRQLVDYLVYLAMEAGYLEKVDELCNRYSLEGFPKAQEHEAIFLQHCFLNLNELGVEDIIWVDELNGLGKATCHIEGSKVVGLDCEWKPNYVKGSKPNKNMFEDPRGGLSGLAEKILGAGLNKTRRNSNWEQRPLSQNQLEYAALDAAVLIQIFYRVCDHSHTADALDGHNKIEWKSYIVSHMDNPRKSRKESRLRKEPEPEVKEDEA from the exons ATGTGCCTTTTTGAAATGGGGTTTGAGGAAAAAGCTATAAAGCTGCAAGTTAAAGAGGAGAAAGCTTGCGAAACGAAAAAAATTTGTCTGCATGCTTTTACTGATCTGACCTATGTTGCTCCAATTGTATTCTTATACCTTCTTAAAGAATGTTATGTTCATG GAAACTTGAAGGCAACTAAAAAGTTTCGAGCTCTTCAACAAGAAGTCCACCAAGTTCTATGCAATTCTCCCCAACCAGGACCAGCTACTTTTGTTGCTTATTGTCTGTATATCCTGCCCATATTTGGATCTTACTGTGAAGGCTTCAGTCATTTGATTGTATCTGCTTTTCATCGTTTTCTAAAGACAGCAGCCACCACTGGAGATTCTTTGGAAGCAAAAATTATAGCTGTGCAATTATTTCTTGATATTGTTGAGGGTTCTATTGACCATGATGAGAGGATTGCTGTGAAGATACTTGAAGTTTTTGATATCAAGTTGACAGATATCGAGAAAGTTGCATCCCAATCAAAGGCCAAGAATGACCGTTGGTTTCACAATGTAAAGGCATTTCTTGAGCAGTATATATTTGGATTCATAGAATCAGAGTCATATATGACAGCTGTGAATCTGTTGGAACACTTCTCTATCCGTCAATCTGGGGAATCTTTTCTTGTCAAAATGATAGAAAAGAAACAATTCAGAGCAGCAGAGAAGTGGGCAACATTTATGGGGAAGCCAATGTTATTCATGCTCGTCCAGGAGTATGTTGACAGGAATAAACTAAAGAATGCTTATTTGATTGTAAAGAAGAACAATCTCCAGCAAGAATTTCCAGATGTGCATCACAAATACAAAGAAAG tgcattaaaaaaattagcagAAAAAGCATGCTGGGATGTTGCAGAGGCAAAGGCAAATGGTGATAGGCAATTAGTTGACTATCTG GTTTATCTGGCCATGGAAGCTGGTTACTTGGAGAAGGTTGATGAACTTTGTAATCGATATTCCCTTGAAGGTTTTCCAAAAGCACAAG AACATGAAGCAATTTTTTTGCAGCATTGCTTTTTAAATCTCAATGAATTGGGAGTAGAAGACATAATTTGGGTGGACGAGCTTAATGGTCTTGGTAAGGCAACATGCCACATTGAGGGATCCAAAGTTGTGGGCCTTGACTGTGAATGGAAACCCAATTATGTAAAAGGTAGCAAACCAAACAAG AATATGTTCGAAGATCCCCGAGGTGGCCTCTCTGGTCTTGCAGAG AAGATATTGGGAGCCGGCTTAAACAAAACTAGACGGAATAGCAACTGGGAACAAAGACCATTGAGTCAGAATCAG CTTGAGTATGCTGCTCTAGATGCCGCTGTTCTTATTCAAATATTCTACCGTGTTTGTGACCATTCTCATACTGCTGATGCATTAGATGGGCATAACAAAATCGAGTGGAAGTCTTATATT GTTTCTCACATGGATAATCCAAGAAAGTCCAGAAAGGAATCTAGACTTAGAAAAGAACCAGAACCGGAAGTCAAGGAGGACGAGGCATGA
- the LOC105782767 gene encoding uncharacterized protein LOC105782767 isoform X5, translating into MCLFEMGFEEKAIKLQVKEEKACETKKICLHAFTDLTYVAPIVFLYLLKECYVHGNLKATKKFRALQQEVHQVLCNSPQPGPATFVAYCLYILPIFGSYCEGFSHLIVSAFHRFLKTAATTGDSLEAKIIAVQLFLDIVEGSIDHDERIAVKILEVFDIKLTDIEKVASQSKAKNDRWFHNVKAFLEQYIFGFIESESYMTAVNLLEHFSIRQSGESFLVKMIEKKQFRAAEKWATFMGKPMLFMLVQEYVDRNKLKNAYLIVKKNNLQQEFPDVHHKYKESALKKLAEKACWDVAEAKANGDRQLVDYLVYLAMEAGYLEKVDELCNRYSLEGFPKAQEHEAIFLQHCFLNLNELGVEDIIWVDELNGLGKATCHIEGSKVVGLDCEWKPNYVKGSKPNKNMFEDPRGGLSGLAEILGAGLNKTRRNSNWEQRPLSQNQLEYAALDAAVLIQIFYRVCDHSHTADALDGHNKIEWKSYIVSHMDNPRKSRKESRLRKEPEPEVKEDEA; encoded by the exons ATGTGCCTTTTTGAAATGGGGTTTGAGGAAAAAGCTATAAAGCTGCAAGTTAAAGAGGAGAAAGCTTGCGAAACGAAAAAAATTTGTCTGCATGCTTTTACTGATCTGACCTATGTTGCTCCAATTGTATTCTTATACCTTCTTAAAGAATGTTATGTTCATG GAAACTTGAAGGCAACTAAAAAGTTTCGAGCTCTTCAACAAGAAGTCCACCAAGTTCTATGCAATTCTCCCCAACCAGGACCAGCTACTTTTGTTGCTTATTGTCTGTATATCCTGCCCATATTTGGATCTTACTGTGAAGGCTTCAGTCATTTGATTGTATCTGCTTTTCATCGTTTTCTAAAGACAGCAGCCACCACTGGAGATTCTTTGGAAGCAAAAATTATAGCTGTGCAATTATTTCTTGATATTGTTGAGGGTTCTATTGACCATGATGAGAGGATTGCTGTGAAGATACTTGAAGTTTTTGATATCAAGTTGACAGATATCGAGAAAGTTGCATCCCAATCAAAGGCCAAGAATGACCGTTGGTTTCACAATGTAAAGGCATTTCTTGAGCAGTATATATTTGGATTCATAGAATCAGAGTCATATATGACAGCTGTGAATCTGTTGGAACACTTCTCTATCCGTCAATCTGGGGAATCTTTTCTTGTCAAAATGATAGAAAAGAAACAATTCAGAGCAGCAGAGAAGTGGGCAACATTTATGGGGAAGCCAATGTTATTCATGCTCGTCCAGGAGTATGTTGACAGGAATAAACTAAAGAATGCTTATTTGATTGTAAAGAAGAACAATCTCCAGCAAGAATTTCCAGATGTGCATCACAAATACAAAGAAAG tgcattaaaaaaattagcagAAAAAGCATGCTGGGATGTTGCAGAGGCAAAGGCAAATGGTGATAGGCAATTAGTTGACTATCTG GTTTATCTGGCCATGGAAGCTGGTTACTTGGAGAAGGTTGATGAACTTTGTAATCGATATTCCCTTGAAGGTTTTCCAAAAGCACAAG AACATGAAGCAATTTTTTTGCAGCATTGCTTTTTAAATCTCAATGAATTGGGAGTAGAAGACATAATTTGGGTGGACGAGCTTAATGGTCTTGGTAAGGCAACATGCCACATTGAGGGATCCAAAGTTGTGGGCCTTGACTGTGAATGGAAACCCAATTATGTAAAAGGTAGCAAACCAAACAAG AATATGTTCGAAGATCCCCGAGGTGGCCTCTCTGGTCTTGCAGAG ATATTGGGAGCCGGCTTAAACAAAACTAGACGGAATAGCAACTGGGAACAAAGACCATTGAGTCAGAATCAG CTTGAGTATGCTGCTCTAGATGCCGCTGTTCTTATTCAAATATTCTACCGTGTTTGTGACCATTCTCATACTGCTGATGCATTAGATGGGCATAACAAAATCGAGTGGAAGTCTTATATT GTTTCTCACATGGATAATCCAAGAAAGTCCAGAAAGGAATCTAGACTTAGAAAAGAACCAGAACCGGAAGTCAAGGAGGACGAGGCATGA
- the LOC105782767 gene encoding uncharacterized protein LOC105782767 isoform X3 → MCLFEMGFEEKAIKLQVKEEKACETKKICLHAFTDLTYVAPIVFLYLLKECYVHGNLKATKKFRALQQEVHQVLCNSPQPGPATFVAYCLYILPIFGSYCEGFSHLIVSAFHRFLKTAATTGDSLEAKIIAVQLFLDIVEGSIDHDERIAVKILEVFDIKLTDIEKVASQSKAKNDRWFHNVKAFLEQYIFGFIESESYMTAVNLLEHFSIRQSGESFLVKMIEKKQFRAAEKWATFMGKPMLFMLVQEYVDRNKLKNAYLIVKKNNLQQEFPDVHHKYKESALKKLAEKACWDVAEAKANGDRQLVDYLVYLAMEAGYLEKVDELCNRYSLEGFPKAQEDIIWVDELNGLGKATCHIEGSKVVGLDCEWKPNYVKGSKPNKVSIMQIASNKKVFILDLIKLYNDVPDVLDNCLTHILRSPRILKLGYNFHCDVKQLAQSYGDLECFKCYNMLLDIQNMFEDPRGGLSGLAEKILGAGLNKTRRNSNWEQRPLSQNQLEYAALDAAVLIQIFYRVCDHSHTADALDGHNKIEWKSYIVSHMDNPRKSRKESRLRKEPEPEVKEDEA, encoded by the exons ATGTGCCTTTTTGAAATGGGGTTTGAGGAAAAAGCTATAAAGCTGCAAGTTAAAGAGGAGAAAGCTTGCGAAACGAAAAAAATTTGTCTGCATGCTTTTACTGATCTGACCTATGTTGCTCCAATTGTATTCTTATACCTTCTTAAAGAATGTTATGTTCATG GAAACTTGAAGGCAACTAAAAAGTTTCGAGCTCTTCAACAAGAAGTCCACCAAGTTCTATGCAATTCTCCCCAACCAGGACCAGCTACTTTTGTTGCTTATTGTCTGTATATCCTGCCCATATTTGGATCTTACTGTGAAGGCTTCAGTCATTTGATTGTATCTGCTTTTCATCGTTTTCTAAAGACAGCAGCCACCACTGGAGATTCTTTGGAAGCAAAAATTATAGCTGTGCAATTATTTCTTGATATTGTTGAGGGTTCTATTGACCATGATGAGAGGATTGCTGTGAAGATACTTGAAGTTTTTGATATCAAGTTGACAGATATCGAGAAAGTTGCATCCCAATCAAAGGCCAAGAATGACCGTTGGTTTCACAATGTAAAGGCATTTCTTGAGCAGTATATATTTGGATTCATAGAATCAGAGTCATATATGACAGCTGTGAATCTGTTGGAACACTTCTCTATCCGTCAATCTGGGGAATCTTTTCTTGTCAAAATGATAGAAAAGAAACAATTCAGAGCAGCAGAGAAGTGGGCAACATTTATGGGGAAGCCAATGTTATTCATGCTCGTCCAGGAGTATGTTGACAGGAATAAACTAAAGAATGCTTATTTGATTGTAAAGAAGAACAATCTCCAGCAAGAATTTCCAGATGTGCATCACAAATACAAAGAAAG tgcattaaaaaaattagcagAAAAAGCATGCTGGGATGTTGCAGAGGCAAAGGCAAATGGTGATAGGCAATTAGTTGACTATCTG GTTTATCTGGCCATGGAAGCTGGTTACTTGGAGAAGGTTGATGAACTTTGTAATCGATATTCCCTTGAAGGTTTTCCAAAAGCACAAG AAGACATAATTTGGGTGGACGAGCTTAATGGTCTTGGTAAGGCAACATGCCACATTGAGGGATCCAAAGTTGTGGGCCTTGACTGTGAATGGAAACCCAATTATGTAAAAGGTAGCAAACCAAACAAG GTTTCTATCATGCAAATAGCTTCTAATAAGAAGGTTTTCATCCTTGacttgataaaattatataatgacGTGCCTGATGTTTTAGACAACTGCCTAACTCACATCTTGCGGTCCCCAAGAATTCTAAAACTCG GTTATAATTTTCATTGTGATGTAAAGCAACTAGCTCAATCATATGGAGATTTAGAGTGTTTCAAGTGTTATAATATGCTATTGGACATCCAGAATATGTTCGAAGATCCCCGAGGTGGCCTCTCTGGTCTTGCAGAG AAGATATTGGGAGCCGGCTTAAACAAAACTAGACGGAATAGCAACTGGGAACAAAGACCATTGAGTCAGAATCAG CTTGAGTATGCTGCTCTAGATGCCGCTGTTCTTATTCAAATATTCTACCGTGTTTGTGACCATTCTCATACTGCTGATGCATTAGATGGGCATAACAAAATCGAGTGGAAGTCTTATATT GTTTCTCACATGGATAATCCAAGAAAGTCCAGAAAGGAATCTAGACTTAGAAAAGAACCAGAACCGGAAGTCAAGGAGGACGAGGCATGA
- the LOC105782767 gene encoding uncharacterized protein LOC105782767 isoform X6, with amino-acid sequence MCLFEMGFEEKAIKLQVKEEKACETKKICLHAFTDLTYVAPIVFLYLLKECYVHGNLKATKKFRALQQEVHQVLCNSPQPGPATFVAYCLYILPIFGSYCEGFSHLIVSAFHRFLKTAATTGDSLEAKIIAVQLFLDIVEGSIDHDERIAVKILEVFDIKLTDIEKVASQSKAKNDRWFHNVKAFLEQYIFGFIESESYMTAVNLLEHFSIRQSGESFLVKMIEKKQFRAAEKWATFMGKPMLFMLVQEYVDRNKLKNAYLIVKKNNLQQEFPDVHHKYKESALKKLAEKACWDVAEAKANGDRQLVDYLVYLAMEAGYLEKVDELCNRYSLEGFPKAQEHEAIFLQHCFLNLNELGVEDIIWVDELNGLGKATCHIEGSKVVGLDCEWKPNYVKGSKPNKVSIMQIASNKKVFILDLIKLYNDVPDVLDNCLTHILRSPRILKLEYVRRSPRWPLWSCREDIGSRLKQN; translated from the exons ATGTGCCTTTTTGAAATGGGGTTTGAGGAAAAAGCTATAAAGCTGCAAGTTAAAGAGGAGAAAGCTTGCGAAACGAAAAAAATTTGTCTGCATGCTTTTACTGATCTGACCTATGTTGCTCCAATTGTATTCTTATACCTTCTTAAAGAATGTTATGTTCATG GAAACTTGAAGGCAACTAAAAAGTTTCGAGCTCTTCAACAAGAAGTCCACCAAGTTCTATGCAATTCTCCCCAACCAGGACCAGCTACTTTTGTTGCTTATTGTCTGTATATCCTGCCCATATTTGGATCTTACTGTGAAGGCTTCAGTCATTTGATTGTATCTGCTTTTCATCGTTTTCTAAAGACAGCAGCCACCACTGGAGATTCTTTGGAAGCAAAAATTATAGCTGTGCAATTATTTCTTGATATTGTTGAGGGTTCTATTGACCATGATGAGAGGATTGCTGTGAAGATACTTGAAGTTTTTGATATCAAGTTGACAGATATCGAGAAAGTTGCATCCCAATCAAAGGCCAAGAATGACCGTTGGTTTCACAATGTAAAGGCATTTCTTGAGCAGTATATATTTGGATTCATAGAATCAGAGTCATATATGACAGCTGTGAATCTGTTGGAACACTTCTCTATCCGTCAATCTGGGGAATCTTTTCTTGTCAAAATGATAGAAAAGAAACAATTCAGAGCAGCAGAGAAGTGGGCAACATTTATGGGGAAGCCAATGTTATTCATGCTCGTCCAGGAGTATGTTGACAGGAATAAACTAAAGAATGCTTATTTGATTGTAAAGAAGAACAATCTCCAGCAAGAATTTCCAGATGTGCATCACAAATACAAAGAAAG tgcattaaaaaaattagcagAAAAAGCATGCTGGGATGTTGCAGAGGCAAAGGCAAATGGTGATAGGCAATTAGTTGACTATCTG GTTTATCTGGCCATGGAAGCTGGTTACTTGGAGAAGGTTGATGAACTTTGTAATCGATATTCCCTTGAAGGTTTTCCAAAAGCACAAG AACATGAAGCAATTTTTTTGCAGCATTGCTTTTTAAATCTCAATGAATTGGGAGTAGAAGACATAATTTGGGTGGACGAGCTTAATGGTCTTGGTAAGGCAACATGCCACATTGAGGGATCCAAAGTTGTGGGCCTTGACTGTGAATGGAAACCCAATTATGTAAAAGGTAGCAAACCAAACAAG GTTTCTATCATGCAAATAGCTTCTAATAAGAAGGTTTTCATCCTTGacttgataaaattatataatgacGTGCCTGATGTTTTAGACAACTGCCTAACTCACATCTTGCGGTCCCCAAGAATTCTAAAACTCG AATATGTTCGAAGATCCCCGAGGTGGCCTCTCTGGTCTTGCAGAG AAGATATTGGGAGCCGGCTTAAACAAAACTAG